The following proteins are co-located in the Tardibacter chloracetimidivorans genome:
- a CDS encoding TlyA family RNA methyltransferase — translation MAKQRADQILVEQGLAESRTRAQALILAGLVYVGDRRVAKAGETLAEDASLVVKGRDHPWVSRGGVKLAGGLDHFGWDVTGAVALDVGASTGGFTDVLLTRGAKRVYAVDVGHGQLAWKLRSDPRVIVLERTNARHLSAELVPEPIDIAVCDASFISLAKVLDIPLGFVRPGGRLLALVKPQFEAGPDEVGKGGVVRDPAVHRRVCEQAVQWLEQRGGWIVDGLVESPIKGPEGNIEFLIGATKSL, via the coding sequence ATGGCCAAACAGCGCGCGGATCAGATCCTCGTCGAGCAGGGACTCGCTGAAAGCCGGACGCGGGCGCAGGCGCTGATCCTTGCAGGGCTGGTCTATGTGGGCGACCGTCGCGTCGCCAAGGCCGGCGAGACATTGGCCGAAGATGCAAGCCTTGTCGTCAAGGGCCGCGACCATCCCTGGGTGAGCCGTGGTGGCGTGAAGCTGGCAGGCGGTCTCGATCACTTCGGATGGGACGTGACCGGCGCGGTCGCGCTGGATGTGGGGGCATCGACGGGCGGCTTCACCGACGTCCTTCTCACGCGCGGCGCAAAGCGGGTCTATGCGGTCGATGTCGGACACGGCCAGCTAGCGTGGAAGCTGAGGAGCGATCCGCGCGTGATCGTCCTGGAGCGGACCAACGCCCGGCATCTGAGCGCCGAGCTTGTTCCCGAGCCGATCGACATCGCGGTATGTGACGCAAGCTTCATTTCGCTTGCCAAGGTGCTGGATATACCGCTCGGCTTCGTCAGGCCGGGGGGGCGTCTGCTCGCGCTTGTCAAACCACAGTTCGAGGCAGGCCCGGATGAAGTGGGCAAGGGTGGCGTGGTGCGCGATCCGGCTGTTCATCGGCGGGTCTGCGAACAGGCGGTCCAATGGCTGGAGCAGCGTGGCGGCTGGATCGTCGATGGACTTGTCGAAAGCCCGATAAAAGGCCCGGAAGGAAATATCGAATTTCTTATCGGGGCCACGAAATCCTTGTAA
- the dxs gene encoding 1-deoxy-D-xylulose-5-phosphate synthase has translation MTKPDGRRPDTPLLDTVTTPVDLRRLQPVQLRQLADELRAEMIDAVSVTGGHLGAGLGVVELTVALHYVFDTPDDKLIWDVGHQAYPHKILTGRRDRIRTLRQGGGLSGFTRRAESDYDPFGAAHSSTSISAALGFATASRLSGKPGKAIAVIGDGAMSAGMAYEAMNNAHSAGNRLIVILNDNDMSIAPPVGALSAYLARLISSGTFISVREGLRKIARRMPRPLHIAARKADEFARGLATGGTLFEELGFYYVGPVDGHNLDHLLPVLENVRDATEGPILVHVVTKKGKGYAPAEAADDKYHGVVKFDVITGTQAKAPPGPPSYTKVFAQALVDEATRDDKIVAITAAMPSGTGLDLFEKSFPDRTFDVGIAEQHAVTFAAGLAAQGYRPFCAIYSTFLQRAYDQVVHDVAIQNLPVRFGIDRAGLVGADGATHAGSFDIAYLATLPNMVVMAAADESELVHMVHTMALHDSGPIAVRYPRGSGVGLALPETPQRLEIGKGRIVREGKKIALLSLGTRLGEAEAAAAKLDAMGLSTTVADMRFAKPLDLDLVRKLAANHELLITIEEGAIGGFGAHVLTIASDEGLTDAGLKIRTLRLPDVFQDHDKPEAQYAEAHLDAEGIVEAALTALRHNSVKVSGIARA, from the coding sequence ATGACCAAGCCTGATGGCCGCCGTCCTGACACGCCGCTGCTCGACACGGTGACCACGCCCGTCGACTTGAGGCGGCTCCAGCCGGTCCAGCTGCGCCAGCTGGCGGATGAGCTGCGCGCGGAAATGATCGACGCGGTGAGCGTCACCGGCGGGCACCTTGGCGCGGGACTGGGCGTGGTCGAACTGACGGTCGCGCTCCATTATGTGTTCGACACGCCGGACGACAAGCTGATCTGGGACGTCGGCCATCAGGCCTATCCGCACAAGATCCTGACCGGGCGGCGCGACCGCATCCGGACGCTGAGACAGGGGGGCGGCCTCTCGGGTTTCACCCGCCGGGCGGAAAGCGACTATGATCCGTTCGGGGCGGCGCACAGCTCCACCTCCATCTCGGCGGCGCTCGGCTTTGCGACAGCGAGCCGCCTTTCGGGCAAGCCCGGCAAGGCGATTGCGGTGATCGGCGACGGGGCGATGTCGGCCGGCATGGCCTATGAGGCGATGAACAACGCCCATTCGGCAGGCAACCGGCTGATCGTCATCCTCAACGACAACGATATGTCGATCGCGCCGCCGGTGGGCGCGCTTTCGGCCTATCTCGCGCGGCTGATCTCGTCCGGCACCTTCATTTCGGTGCGCGAGGGACTGCGCAAGATCGCCCGGCGGATGCCGCGCCCGCTGCATATCGCCGCGCGCAAGGCCGATGAATTCGCGCGCGGATTGGCGACGGGCGGCACATTGTTCGAGGAGCTTGGCTTCTATTATGTCGGCCCGGTCGACGGCCATAACCTGGACCATCTGCTGCCCGTGCTGGAGAATGTCCGGGATGCGACGGAAGGGCCGATCCTGGTCCATGTCGTTACAAAAAAGGGCAAGGGCTATGCCCCGGCCGAGGCGGCAGACGACAAATATCACGGCGTCGTCAAGTTCGACGTCATCACCGGGACGCAGGCCAAGGCGCCGCCGGGCCCGCCCAGCTACACCAAGGTCTTCGCACAGGCCCTGGTCGACGAGGCGACGCGCGACGACAAGATTGTCGCGATCACAGCCGCCATGCCGTCGGGAACGGGACTGGACCTGTTTGAAAAGTCGTTTCCGGACCGGACCTTCGACGTCGGCATTGCCGAGCAGCACGCCGTCACCTTCGCGGCGGGCCTCGCCGCGCAGGGATACCGGCCGTTCTGCGCGATCTATTCGACCTTCCTCCAGCGCGCCTATGATCAGGTCGTGCATGATGTCGCGATCCAGAACCTGCCGGTCCGGTTCGGCATCGACCGCGCGGGGCTGGTGGGCGCGGACGGCGCGACCCACGCCGGATCGTTCGACATCGCCTATCTGGCGACGCTGCCCAACATGGTGGTGATGGCGGCGGCCGACGAAAGCGAGCTGGTGCACATGGTCCACACCATGGCGCTGCATGATTCAGGGCCGATCGCCGTGCGCTATCCGCGCGGTTCGGGGGTGGGGCTGGCGCTTCCCGAGACGCCGCAGCGCCTTGAGATCGGCAAGGGGCGCATCGTCCGGGAGGGCAAGAAGATCGCGCTGCTTTCGCTCGGCACCCGGCTTGGCGAGGCGGAAGCGGCGGCGGCGAAGCTGGACGCGATGGGGCTTTCGACCACCGTTGCCGACATGCGGTTCGCCAAGCCGCTGGACCTTGATCTTGTCCGCAAGCTGGCGGCGAACCACGAACTGCTCATCACGATAGAGGAAGGCGCGATCGGCGGCTTCGGCGCGCATGTGCTGACGATCGCGTCCGACGAGGGACTGACCGATGCCGGGCTCAAGATCCGGACGCTGCGTCTGCCGGATGTTTTCCAGGACCACGACAAGCCCGAAGCGCAATATGCCGAGGCGCATCTGGACGCCGAAGGCATAGTCGAGGCGGCGCTGACGGCGCTGCGCCACAACAGCGTCAAGGTCAGCGGAATAGCGCGGGCCTGA
- a CDS encoding efflux RND transporter periplasmic adaptor subunit — MRRLPVISAIAFALLASCGSDGRAQREPQAPLVQALTVEEHRFVDRIDAVGTANAREQVTLTSPITERILRLNFSDGATVRAGQVIAVLAQGQEAAALDDAAARQREAEQQLSRLRELRERGFATNANLDAQIAAAASARAQAAQARAMIADRVIRAPFSGHVSLRNISPGAVVSAGTEIVTIADLSEIKLDFAVPETMLSTVAEGQTIAAEAAAYPGVPFRGTISTISPIVDPQTRSVMIRARLPNPDLRLRPGMLMTVSIEASPRDRLGVPELAVVSEGETRYVFVIGADGKVARTAVKTGTRQNGLVEVTDGLRRGQRVVGDGVVKVADGMSVRVQGGGGAAQPAAK, encoded by the coding sequence ATGCGCCGCTTACCTGTAATTTCCGCGATCGCCTTTGCGCTGCTGGCTTCGTGCGGCAGCGACGGGCGAGCGCAGCGGGAGCCTCAGGCACCGCTGGTGCAGGCCCTCACAGTCGAAGAGCACCGATTTGTGGACCGGATCGATGCGGTCGGCACGGCCAATGCGCGTGAACAGGTGACGCTGACGTCGCCGATCACCGAAAGGATTCTTCGGCTCAATTTCTCTGACGGTGCAACGGTGCGGGCGGGCCAGGTCATTGCGGTGCTCGCCCAGGGGCAGGAGGCGGCCGCACTGGACGACGCGGCCGCCCGCCAGCGCGAGGCGGAGCAGCAGCTGTCCAGGCTCCGCGAGTTGAGAGAGCGCGGCTTTGCGACCAACGCGAACCTCGACGCCCAGATCGCGGCGGCCGCATCCGCGCGCGCCCAGGCGGCGCAGGCGCGGGCGATGATCGCCGACCGCGTGATCCGCGCGCCATTCTCCGGTCATGTGTCGCTGCGCAATATTTCGCCGGGCGCTGTCGTTTCAGCGGGAACCGAGATCGTCACAATCGCCGACCTGTCGGAAATCAAGCTCGATTTCGCGGTGCCCGAAACCATGCTCTCGACCGTTGCCGAAGGGCAAACGATAGCGGCGGAGGCGGCCGCCTATCCCGGCGTGCCGTTCCGCGGGACGATCAGCACGATAAGCCCGATCGTCGATCCCCAGACGCGGTCGGTGATGATCCGGGCGCGATTGCCCAATCCGGACCTCAGGCTCCGGCCGGGCATGTTGATGACGGTAAGCATCGAGGCATCCCCGCGCGACCGGTTGGGTGTTCCGGAACTGGCCGTGGTGAGCGAGGGCGAGACGCGCTACGTCTTTGTCATAGGTGCTGACGGGAAGGTCGCCCGAACCGCCGTGAAGACAGGCACCCGCCAGAACGGGTTGGTGGAAGTAACAGACGGCCTTCGGCGCGGTCAGCGGGTGGTGGGCGACGGCGTGGTGAAGGTGGCCGACGGGATGTCGGTGCGCGTCCAGGGTGGCGGCGGCGCGGCGCAACCGGCTGCGAAATAG